One part of the Lycium ferocissimum isolate CSIRO_LF1 chromosome 8, AGI_CSIRO_Lferr_CH_V1, whole genome shotgun sequence genome encodes these proteins:
- the LOC132067372 gene encoding WAT1-related protein At3g28050-like, whose translation MGNSAIISVLLIIVCCLEVGLNTLNKAATNKGMSNFVFVLYSNALALLILVPATFIYHRIKPCGMLSFPILCRIFLLALLGCSGQTLLYVGIQYSSPTLASAIVDLVPAFTFIVAVILGMEKLALKAKSSLAKSIGTMILITGAFVMTFYKGPAIFSHESVVYNRNIDQPLLTTHESNWIIGSSLLTTASFLVGLLYIVQAWIMKDYPEELMVTVIACGFVTMLSAVVAFIAEKDPNAWKIRPDIKLLTICYSGILMVSARSLVQTWAVKKKGPVFVAMFMPLGMVVAVLMGVAFLHDIVYIGSVIGATIITLGFYAVMWGKACEERVIQISETSFNQNQQRLPLLCNKNDNV comes from the exons atggggAATTCAGCAATAATATCAGTGTTATTGATAATTGTTTGCTGCTTAGAAGTTGGATTAAATACACTGAACAAAGCAGCTACAAACAAAGGAATGAGCAATTTTGTCTTTGTTCTTTATTCTAATGCCTTGGCCTTACTTATCCTTGTTCCTGCCACATTCATCTATCACAG AATAAAGCCATGTGGTATGCTCTCATTTCCTATTCTGTGTAGAATCTTTCTTCTTGCTCTTCTCGG CTGTTCTGGGCAAACTTTGTTGTATGTGGGGATACAGTATAGTTCACCAACTTTAGCTTCTGCCATAGTAGATCTTGTTCCAGCTTTCACTTTCATAGTTGCTGTCATTCTTGG GATGGAAAAGTTAGCATTGAAAGCAAAGAGCAGTCTGGCAAAGTCTATTGGAACAATGATACTGATAACAGGAGCATTTGTGATGACATTTTACAAAGGACCTGCAATCTTTTCTCATGAATCAGTAGTGTATAATAGAAATATTGATCAGCCCCTTTTGACAACACATGAATCAAATTGGATCATTGGAAGTTCACTCCTTACAACTGCTAGCTTCTTGGTTGGTCTGCTTTACATAGTTCAG GCATGGATAATGAAGGACTATCCAGAGGAGTTGATGGTAACTGTGATTgcttgtggctttgtgactaTGTTGTCAGCTGTGGTTGCTTTTATAGCAGAAAAGGATCCAAATGCTTGGAAGATCAGACCAGATATAAAGTTGCTAACCATCTGTTACTCA GGGATTTTGATGGTTAGTGCTAGAAGTTTGGTCCAAACGTGGGCTGTCAAGAAAAAAGGGCCTGTATTTGTGGCAATGTTTATGCCtcttggtatggttgttgcagTTCTAATGGGGGTTGCCTTTCTTCATGACATTGTTTATATTGGAAG TGTAATTGGAGCAACCATCATAACATTGGGATTTTATGCTGTCATGTGGGGAAAGGCTTGTGAAGAAAGAGTCATCCAGATTTCAGAAACAAGCTTTAATCAGAACCAACAGAGATTGCCACTTCTGTGCAATAAAAATGACAATGTTTAG